The window TTCTTATCCACAGAATCAATGCTTTTACGAACCATGAAACCTCTAACAGCGTTAATAACGCTGTTTCTATAGGCTATGAAAATAGAAGTTATTGCTGCTATAATAAGCAATGCAAAAACTGTTCTCAAATCAATGGACATCAACATTGATGGTAGTTGCATACCTGATTCAGAAAAAATTGGGAGTGGTGATATAGGTTTCGGCATAGATTCCAGTACTTGAAGAAGACTAGGCAAAGCAGTTTGTGATGATCGAGAAGAGCTGCTTTGAGAGCTTGTGAATCGTGTTTCTTTTGAGACGTTCTGAAGCATAGCTAAAATGCTTTCACCTAATTTGGCAATGTTTTGATACCCACTTGCTCGAGCCAACATATTTACAGCACTAAGAAACAATGCAATATCATTTAAGCTAGCATTTGATGCTAGAGCCATTTGAATTGCCTTTGCAAGCTCATCTCTACTTAAAGAACCGTTGACCAGATATTTGCTTCCCATGTTCACAAGCTCTTTTCTAAGCTTTTCATCACTAATTTGGTTAGATACATATGAAAGATACTGCCAAACACTTTCTTTTTCAGCACCTGTTGATGTGTTTGCAATGTTTTTGCCAAGTGATTCAATCACCTTTAAAATGTTTTGAATTGACATATTTAGTGGGAATCCTGGTGTGTGTCTCTCAATCACATCAAGAGATGCATAAACAATGCTATGTGCTTGAATAGTAAGTAAAGCAATAAGCAATATGAATACCTCTAATAGATGCTTCAAGGCTTTGGCACCGCAACCTTCTTCAGAATCTCTTCAACAATTTTCGTCCCTGTAACACCCTCAACCTCGTACTCAGGCTTCACAATTATTCTATGGGATAAAGCTGGAGCTGCAACAGCTTTAACATCATCTGGAATCACATAGCTTCTACCATCTATTAATGCCCATGCCTTTGCCAGTCTAAGAATTGCTATACCTGCTCTTGGAGATCCACCAAGCTTTACTGCTGGGTGTCTCCTAGTCTCCTCAACAATGGAAACTATATAGTCGTATATGGAGTCATCAACTAAAACCCTCTTAGCTTGCTCCATAGCATTTAAAACATCATCTCTTGATAGAACTGGCTGCAGAGATTCAATGCCTTGCTCAATTTCATCAATTCTTTTAAGCAACTCCTTAAAACCTTTTGACGATGGGTAGCCAGTTTCTATCTTGGCTAAAAACCTATCTATTTGCGCTTCTGGAAGTGGGAAAACACCCTCCATCTCAATAGGGTTTTGAGTAGCAATAACAATGAATGGCTCTTCAAGCTTTCTGGTAACTCCCTCAATGGTTACCTGCCTTTCCTGCATAGCCTCAAGCAAAGCTGATTGAGTTCTTGGAGAAGCTCTGTTAATCTCATCAACAAGAAGAATATTTGTAAATATTGGCCCCTCTCTAAAGATAAAATCACCAGTTTTCTGATCATATATATACGTACCTAGAATATCCATTGGAAGAAGATCAGGAGTCATCTGAACCCTTCTAAACTTAAGTCCAAGAAGCTTAGCAATTGCTTTAGCCATAGATGTTTTTGCAACACCTGGAACACCTTCGAGAAGAACATGACCCTTTGAAAGCATACAAGCAAGAACCATTCTAACCTCAAACTCTTTCTCAATAAGCAAACCAGAAAAAACAAGCTTATCTAAAACCACTTTAAAAACCATAAAACTGTCACAGTACTAGTGAAAAGCTTACAAGTATATAAACGCTATTCAATATATTCATTCAATACATCCATTTTCTAACCAAGAGCTTTGCCTTTTAGAGTAAGAGTGAAGGAGTAAGAGCGAAGATTTGTACCCTATACTCTTTAGCAATGATAAGTGGTAATAGCATTTAATGATGTGCCACCCCAAGAACTCAACAAGGAATTAGTAACCAAAAGAAAAATTTAAATAGGTAAACCTTTAATTACCTTAATCATTCAACAAATAACAAATATAAACATGGATAGATGCTAAGAACCAATAAGTGGTTTAGAAACCCTTATCCTCTATAATGGAAGGAGATCAGAAAGACTTATTACACCACATAAACATATAATGTAATATGTGGTGTAATTGTGATGGCTGAGGAAACTGTTGAGAAAATGTTGAAGAAGTATCTTGGAATTAGTGCACCAAGAATTGTTATAGGAATATTGATGGTCATATTTGGCATATTAATTATTGTAATGCCTTATCTCGTTGCATTGTTAATAGGTTTATACCTACTTATCTCAGGTATTCTAACAATATATGATGAGGTTTCAAAAGGAAAGAAGGTTAGTAAGTCATAGACAAAAATACTATTATCTACTAAATCAAAAACATTTTTAAATTAACCATTGGTTTACACAAATTGTATTTTTCAATGATTAGCAGTTGTAGTTAATAAAACCTTTTATTCTCACACCATTTTCATCTAGCAAAATGTGAAGCGCTATGAAGTCTATAGATGTTTTTGAAGCTCTTGACCTGGTTCCACACCCACTTGTTATTGTTACTGCGGGTGATCCTGAAAAGCCTGGTAGAAGAGGTGGTATGACAGCTGCTTGGGTGTCTAGAGTCTCGTGGGATCCTCCACTAATAGCTGTTGCAATGTCTCCGAAGAGATACACCTATTCGCTTATTAAAGAGTTCAAGGCTTTTGCAGTAAACCTAGTTTCTAAAGAGCTTGAGAATGCTGCCATGAATATTTTTGGTAATTTAAGTGGGCGAGAAGTTGACAAGTTTGAGAAAGCTGGTATAAAGCCTTTGAAAGCAGAAAAAGTTGTTGCACCACTAATACCCAGTGCACCACTGATACTTGAATGTAAACTTGTTGCAGAATACCCAGCAGGGGACCACATCATAGTTGTTGGAGAGGTTGTGAAGGCGTATAAAGCTTCGAACTCCCCACCTATGCTGTGGCATGAGTCTCAAGCGAAACAACTTAAATAGATAACATGGAGTAGGTTCTTTTTTGTGGTGTAAATGGCTTGCAAGAGGAAGAAAGAGGCTAAGCAGGAGGATAAAAAGAAGAAATAAGAATTAATCTGCTCATATAAAAACCATTTAATTCTTTTTATTAAACATTTATATTCAACTCTAAATCAATCTTGTTCTATCACATAATATTTAACAAGCATTTAAAATCTCGTTTTTAATTGTTTGCTTTTCATGATATGTAGTTGGTGGTTTTGTTTGCTGCAAAAGATTTTTGAATATACTTTGAGTGGTTTGATAGAAAGTGGTGTTAAGGCTTATACTGATTTTGTTGAAGTTTCATTTAATGTTGAAAGTGATGTTGACATGATTTTTCTTAGGCTTAAACCATCGTGTAGAATTGGTTTTGGTGTTGTTGATTCAGCTGGTGTTATTAGAGGGTGGGGTGCTGATAGAAGATACTCTGTATACATAGCCAAAACATCTGCAACACCAGGCTTTGTTCCAGGCCCTATTGTAAAAGGTGTTTGGAAGGTTCTTCTAAGAATTGATAAATCAGCTGGTGACTGCAGCTACAGTTTGGAGATTAAAGGATTTAAAATGCTTAGTGATGTAACAAGCTTTAGCGATATTCTAGAGTTTTTGTCTCATGTTGCTAGATCATGGAATTTGCTTGAAACTATTTCCAAGAATATTGATGTTGTGTCGTTGATTGTGTATAAGTATCCA of the Ignisphaera cupida genome contains:
- a CDS encoding DUF4129 domain-containing protein; protein product: MKHLLEVFILLIALLTIQAHSIVYASLDVIERHTPGFPLNMSIQNILKVIESLGKNIANTSTGAEKESVWQYLSYVSNQISDEKLRKELVNMGSKYLVNGSLSRDELAKAIQMALASNASLNDIALFLSAVNMLARASGYQNIAKLGESILAMLQNVSKETRFTSSQSSSSRSSQTALPSLLQVLESMPKPISPLPIFSESGMQLPSMLMSIDLRTVFALLIIAAITSIFIAYRNSVINAVRGFMVRKSIDSVDKNLGKMIGWQIRKAILNYWKAVTYIERVYRIRKEDWMTHREYLDSVEKRAELLSSTFKEITSLYEAARYAHEPSGDVDEKSSEYLSKLVGARK
- a CDS encoding AAA family ATPase; this encodes MVFKVVLDKLVFSGLLIEKEFEVRMVLACMLSKGHVLLEGVPGVAKTSMAKAIAKLLGLKFRRVQMTPDLLPMDILGTYIYDQKTGDFIFREGPIFTNILLVDEINRASPRTQSALLEAMQERQVTIEGVTRKLEEPFIVIATQNPIEMEGVFPLPEAQIDRFLAKIETGYPSSKGFKELLKRIDEIEQGIESLQPVLSRDDVLNAMEQAKRVLVDDSIYDYIVSIVEETRRHPAVKLGGSPRAGIAILRLAKAWALIDGRSYVIPDDVKAVAAPALSHRIIVKPEYEVEGVTGTKIVEEILKKVAVPKP
- a CDS encoding DUF3096 domain-containing protein, whose product is MAEETVEKMLKKYLGISAPRIVIGILMVIFGILIIVMPYLVALLIGLYLLISGILTIYDEVSKGKKVSKS
- a CDS encoding flavin reductase family protein; translated protein: MKSIDVFEALDLVPHPLVIVTAGDPEKPGRRGGMTAAWVSRVSWDPPLIAVAMSPKRYTYSLIKEFKAFAVNLVSKELENAAMNIFGNLSGREVDKFEKAGIKPLKAEKVVAPLIPSAPLILECKLVAEYPAGDHIIVVGEVVKAYKASNSPPMLWHESQAKQLK